GATCAGCCTGGCCGGGCTGTGGCTGCTCGGGTGGCTGTCGCGACAGCCCTGGTTCTACCAGTCGCTGGGCCTGACCCCCGATCCGTCGATGGCCGACGCGGCAGCGCTCGTCCTGTTCTTCCTGGCGCTGCCGGTGTTCGCCTTCCCGCTGCAGCCCCTTCTCGCTCTGGCGTCGCGACGCCACGAGTTCCAGGCCGACGCGTTCGCGGCGGCCCAGACCGACCCGAAGCACCTGGCCAGCGCGCTGGTCAAGCTCTACGAGGACAACGCGTCGACGCTGACTCCCGACCCGGTGTATTCGGCCTTCCACGACTCGCATCCGCCCGCCGTCCAGCGCATAGGACGGCTGTCGGCCGCGCACGCAACCTGAAGCCGCAGCGATGAAACCTGCCCTGACCCGCCAGCAACTCGTGTCGCGCAAGTCCCGCCCGATGGAGGGCGAGCGCGCCTACACCGACAGCGAGATCGAAGTGCAGCTCTCCGAGCTCGCAGGCTGGTCGCACCGGGACGGCGCGATCGAGCGAAGCTACGCGTTCCGCGATTACCACGACACGATCGCCTTCGTGAACGCGCTGGCCTGGATGGTCCACGGCGAGGACCACCATCCCGACCTGCAGGTCGGCTACAACCGCTGCACGGTGCGCTGGAACACGCACTCGGTGGGCGGCATCTCCGAGAACGACTTCGTCTGCGCCGCGAAGTCCGACGCGGTCTTCACCCGAGCGCTCGGCTGAGCGGCGCGATGGGCGCTCCGGCCCGGGCGGCCGAGCCCGCTCTGGTCTCGGCCAGCTACGGCCGCCACTACCTTGTGCGGCCTTCGGGCGGCGGCGAGCTCGTGGCCGTAACCCGCGGCAAGCGCACCGACGCATGCGTCGGCGACCGCGTCGGCATCCGCCGCACCGGCGACGGCCAGGCGGTCATCGAGCAGATCGCTCCGCGCGACAACGAGATACGCCGCACCGACCAGTGGCGCAGCAAGCTGCTGGCAGCCAACGTCGACCAGGTCGCGATCGTGATCGCCGGCGACCCGCCCTTCTCCGAGGAATTGCTGCTGCGCATCCTGGCCGCGGCCGCGGTCGCCGGCGTGCCGGCCGCTCTGATCGCCAACAAGTGCGACCTCGCCGCGCCGCACGCGTCGATCCGCGCGCGGATCGACGCGCATCGCGCGCTCGGCCTGCCGGTGTTCGAGATCGCGGCCAAGGGCGACCCCTCGCAGGTGCGGGACACGCTTCGCGACTTCCTCGCCGGGCGCACCACGCTGCTGGTCGGGCAGTCCGGAATGGGCAAGTCGACGCTGGTGAACACGCTGGTCCCCGACGCTGACCTGCGGACCCAGGCGATCTCGACCGCGCTGGCGACCGGGCGCCACACGACGACCTTCACCCGCCTGTTCGATCTGCCGGAGTCGGTCGCGCCCGACGCGCGGCTGATCGACACGCCGGGCTTCCAGACCTTCGGCGTGGCGCATCTTTCGGCCTCGCAGCTCGCGCACGCGATGCCCGAGTTCGCGCCGTTTCTCGGCCGCTGCCGCTTCAACGACTGCACCCACCGCGACGAGCCCGGCTGCGCGGTCCGGGACGCGGTGCAGGCCGGCCGGATCGACGCCCGTCGCTTCCAGCTCTACGGGCGCCTGGTCGACGAGACGCTCAGCGCCCCATCCAGGCAGAGACCGTGATCAGCGCGAACAGGCCCAGCCACAGCAGCAGCGAGCGCCAGACCAGGCCCGCCGCCGCCGGCAGGCTGCCGGGCTGGGCCTCCGCGCCGGGGCATTCGAAGGCGCGGGGCGCGGCCGCCCAGCGCGCTTCGAGCGCGGGGTCGGCGAGCCGCACGCCGATCGCCCCGCTGCCGACCGCCATCAGCACCGAGCGCGAATCCCAGGGTCCAACGGCAGCGGTCGCAGCGCGCCAGCAGTAGACCGCGTCCTCGAAGTTGCCGACGATCGCGAAGCCGGCGGCGGTCAGTCTCGTGGGCACCCAGTCGACGACCGCGAAAGCCCGGTTGGCGAAAGCAGGCCACGGCGACCGGGCGGCGGAGTCGCTGCCCGGCGCCGCTTCGCCCGGACCTTCGCCCGGACC
This genomic window from Zeimonas sediminis contains:
- a CDS encoding 4a-hydroxytetrahydrobiopterin dehydratase, with protein sequence MKPALTRQQLVSRKSRPMEGERAYTDSEIEVQLSELAGWSHRDGAIERSYAFRDYHDTIAFVNALAWMVHGEDHHPDLQVGYNRCTVRWNTHSVGGISENDFVCAAKSDAVFTRALG
- the rsgA gene encoding ribosome small subunit-dependent GTPase A, with product MGAPARAAEPALVSASYGRHYLVRPSGGGELVAVTRGKRTDACVGDRVGIRRTGDGQAVIEQIAPRDNEIRRTDQWRSKLLAANVDQVAIVIAGDPPFSEELLLRILAAAAVAGVPAALIANKCDLAAPHASIRARIDAHRALGLPVFEIAAKGDPSQVRDTLRDFLAGRTTLLVGQSGMGKSTLVNTLVPDADLRTQAISTALATGRHTTTFTRLFDLPESVAPDARLIDTPGFQTFGVAHLSASQLAHAMPEFAPFLGRCRFNDCTHRDEPGCAVRDAVQAGRIDARRFQLYGRLVDETLSAPSRQRP